One region of Flavobacterium pisciphilum genomic DNA includes:
- the uvrC gene encoding excinuclease ABC subunit UvrC: MHTPLELQIQTLPDNPGVYQYYDKDGKILYVGKAKNLKKRVSSYFNKIHDTAKTNVLVKKIVTIKHIVVPTETDALLLENNLIKTLQPRYNVLLRDDKSYPWICIKKEPFSRIFSTRRMVKDGSEYFGPYTSFKTVHTILDLIKELYPLRTCNYDLSQSNINSGKFKVCLEFHIGNCKGPCEGLETLEDYQKQIDAIREILKGNFKESMKDFKRLMTQLAQDLRFEEAQKIKEKIEVLENYQSRSTIINPKITNIDVFSIISDESSAYVNFLQISHGSIIRSHTLEIKKKLDETDEELLELAIIELRERFQLLSKEIIVPFEVDLGENIKVTVPQLGDKKQILDLSIRNAKFYRIEQLKQLQIVDPDRHTKRIMAQMQKDLRLPVEPRHIECFDNSNIQGTNPVAACVVFKDGKPSKKDYRHFNIKTVEGPDDFASMTEVVYRRYKRLLEENEPLPQLIIIDGGKGQLSSALKSIDELGLRGKITIIGIAKRLEELFYPGDSIPLYLDKKSETLKVIQQLRNEAHRFGITFHRDKRSKAALNSSIESIPGIGEKTMLALIQHFKSVKRLKLATEKEIADVVGPSKAKKITSFYNNNKS; encoded by the coding sequence ATGCATACTCCTCTCGAACTCCAAATCCAAACCTTACCAGATAACCCTGGCGTATATCAATATTATGATAAAGATGGAAAAATTTTATATGTAGGTAAAGCAAAAAATTTAAAGAAGAGAGTTTCCTCCTATTTCAATAAAATTCATGATACTGCCAAGACCAATGTTTTGGTAAAAAAAATAGTAACGATAAAGCACATTGTAGTTCCTACAGAAACTGATGCACTTTTATTAGAAAACAATCTTATAAAAACCTTACAGCCCCGTTATAATGTATTATTACGAGATGATAAGAGTTACCCTTGGATTTGTATAAAAAAAGAACCTTTTTCTCGAATATTTTCTACACGTAGAATGGTAAAAGATGGTTCTGAATATTTTGGTCCCTATACCAGTTTTAAAACAGTACATACGATTTTAGATCTTATTAAAGAGCTTTACCCACTTAGAACTTGCAATTATGATTTGAGCCAATCAAATATTAATAGCGGAAAATTTAAAGTGTGTTTAGAATTTCATATTGGTAACTGTAAAGGTCCATGTGAAGGATTAGAAACACTAGAAGATTATCAAAAACAAATCGATGCAATTCGCGAAATCTTGAAAGGTAATTTCAAAGAAAGTATGAAAGATTTCAAGCGCCTTATGACCCAATTAGCACAAGATTTACGATTTGAAGAAGCTCAAAAAATAAAAGAAAAAATAGAAGTACTCGAAAATTATCAATCGCGATCAACCATTATAAATCCAAAGATTACCAATATTGATGTGTTTTCAATAATTTCGGATGAAAGTTCAGCCTATGTCAATTTTCTTCAAATCTCACACGGTTCTATTATTCGTTCACATACTTTAGAAATCAAAAAGAAATTAGACGAAACTGATGAAGAATTACTCGAACTAGCTATAATAGAACTTCGTGAACGATTCCAATTACTCTCCAAAGAAATAATTGTCCCTTTTGAAGTTGATTTAGGAGAAAATATTAAGGTTACTGTTCCGCAATTGGGCGATAAGAAACAAATTCTAGATCTATCAATTAGAAACGCTAAATTTTACCGAATCGAACAACTCAAACAGTTACAAATTGTAGATCCGGATCGTCATACTAAACGAATAATGGCACAAATGCAAAAAGATTTGCGTTTGCCTGTTGAACCCCGTCATATAGAATGTTTTGATAACTCTAATATACAAGGAACAAATCCTGTTGCGGCTTGTGTCGTTTTTAAAGATGGAAAGCCTAGCAAGAAAGATTATCGCCATTTTAATATAAAAACCGTCGAAGGTCCAGATGACTTTGCGTCTATGACCGAAGTAGTATACCGCCGTTACAAAAGATTACTAGAAGAGAATGAACCATTACCACAACTTATTATTATCGATGGTGGAAAAGGACAATTATCATCAGCCTTAAAAAGTATAGATGAGCTGGGTTTACGTGGTAAAATTACAATAATTGGTATCGCCAAACGCCTTGAAGAATTATTTTACCCAGGCGATTCGATACCGTTGTATCTAGACAAAAAATCTGAAACATTAAAAGTAATTCAGCAATTAAGAAACGAGGCACATCGATTCGGGATTACATTTCATCGTGACAAACGTAGCAAAGCTGCATTAAATTCCTCTATCGAAAGCATTCCTGGAATTGGCGAAAAAACAATGCTCGCATTAATACAGCATTTCAAAAGTGTTAAACGATTAAAACTAGCAACTGAAAAAGAAATAGCAGATGTTGTAGGTCCATCAAAAGCAAAAAAAATCACTTCCTTTTACAATAACAATAAATCATAA
- a CDS encoding succinylglutamate desuccinylase/aspartoacylase family protein, with protein sequence MRNSIPLVIFGESILPGESKTINVEIARLHTTTKLNIPVIVRRSKVEGPVVLFSAGIHGDEINGVEIVRQIISKRINRPQRGTIICIPVINMYGFVNKAREFPDGRDLNRVFPGSKKGSLASRFAYHIVNDVLPIVDYAVDFHAGGASRFNAPQIRLSENNMDLKILADVFSAPFTLYSKNISGSFRSISEKLKVKMLLFEGGKSLDINHDIANIGIDGVKRLLSHLRMLDAGHFVEAPEKPSIYIEKSVWLRAKCSGLLHDYDTIGKFVKKGTILAIITDPFGKFERKVKAPHDGYIINANHSPIVYEGDAIYHMSKTNLDDDDN encoded by the coding sequence ATGAGAAACAGTATACCATTGGTGATTTTTGGAGAATCCATTTTACCAGGTGAGAGTAAAACCATCAATGTCGAAATAGCCCGACTGCATACTACAACCAAACTTAATATTCCTGTTATTGTAAGACGTTCTAAGGTTGAAGGGCCTGTAGTACTTTTTTCGGCAGGAATTCATGGGGATGAAATTAACGGTGTAGAAATTGTTCGCCAGATAATTAGCAAGAGAATAAATCGCCCTCAAAGAGGAACTATTATTTGTATTCCAGTTATAAATATGTACGGTTTTGTAAATAAAGCTCGTGAGTTTCCTGATGGACGCGATTTAAACCGTGTTTTTCCTGGAAGCAAAAAAGGATCTTTAGCTAGTCGATTTGCTTATCATATTGTTAATGATGTATTACCAATTGTTGATTATGCAGTAGACTTTCATGCAGGTGGTGCAAGCCGCTTTAATGCGCCACAGATCAGACTTTCTGAAAACAATATGGATTTAAAAATACTAGCCGACGTATTTAGTGCGCCTTTTACGTTGTATTCTAAAAATATTTCGGGCTCGTTTAGAAGTATAAGCGAAAAATTAAAAGTGAAAATGTTACTTTTTGAAGGAGGAAAATCATTGGATATTAATCATGATATTGCCAATATTGGGATTGATGGTGTTAAGCGTTTATTATCTCATTTGAGAATGCTAGATGCAGGCCATTTTGTTGAAGCTCCAGAGAAACCTTCTATTTATATTGAGAAATCGGTATGGCTGCGAGCTAAATGTTCTGGGTTATTACATGACTATGATACAATTGGAAAGTTTGTTAAAAAGGGTACTATTTTAGCAATTATTACCGATCCATTCGGTAAGTTTGAAAGAAAGGTAAAAGCGCCGCATGATGGTTATATTATTAATGCAAATCATTCTCCGATTGTATACGAAGGTGATGCTATTTATCATATGTCCAAAACCAATCTAGATGATGATGACAACTAA
- a CDS encoding 5-formyltetrahydrofolate cyclo-ligase: protein MMTTKKELRLQKKGLRKQFTEEDIDEISLIIANHVLSLPIWDKTYFHVFLPIVEHNEVNTEFILHLLAGKDKEIVVSKSDFETRKMTHYLLTDNTKIKKNEYNIPEPVDGLEVPSSKIDVVFVPLLAFDTFGNRVGYGKGFYDKFLSECKPETIKIGLSFFEAETEIKDVFEGDVKLDYCVTPKKVYQF from the coding sequence ATGATGACAACTAAAAAAGAATTACGCTTACAAAAAAAAGGATTGAGAAAACAGTTTACAGAAGAGGATATAGATGAAATTAGTTTGATAATTGCTAACCATGTTCTTTCCTTACCAATTTGGGATAAAACTTATTTTCATGTTTTCTTACCAATAGTTGAGCATAATGAAGTAAATACAGAATTTATCTTGCATTTACTTGCAGGAAAAGATAAGGAAATTGTAGTTTCTAAAAGTGATTTTGAAACTCGAAAAATGACTCATTATTTGCTTACAGATAACACAAAAATAAAAAAGAACGAATATAATATTCCTGAGCCTGTAGACGGTTTGGAAGTTCCATCAAGTAAAATTGATGTTGTCTTTGTTCCTCTTTTGGCTTTTGATACTTTTGGGAATAGAGTAGGATACGGAAAGGGATTTTATGATAAATTTTTATCAGAATGTAAACCTGAAACTATAAAAATAGGGCTGTCTTTTTTTGAAGCCGAAACGGAGATTAAAGATGTATTTGAAGGGGATGTAAAACTTGATTATTGCGTCACTCCAAAGAAGGTTTATCAATTTTAG